The Rhizobium indicum sequence CCCTTTTCACCAGTCCAAAACTTGCACTCGCCAATGAAAATGTTTTTTCCATCAACTTTGATGAGAATGTCGGATTTTCCCTCGTAGTTGAAAGTCTCGCCAGTCGCGTTGCCTGCAAAATGCCCGTTGAGTTGCACCAGAAAGTGGGTCCTCAAGCTTTCCTCATCGATTTCTCTGAAGGCGCCCGGACTCTGCTCCATCACACCGACCATGTTTTCCATAACCGACAGGATATGCTCGTAGTCTTCGCCGGCAAGGATTGGCTCGGGCTTATAAGGTTCGCGAGAAGCGAGAGGTTTGGCGGTGGTAGGTCGAATGTTCCTGCGAACTGACGGAGCCGCGAACGTCGGACTTGCGCCGGGACGCTCCTTCATTTTGAACCCTAATCCTGCGACCAGAGATTTGTCCTTAAGCAGTTTCTCTTTTCGACGCTCAATCGCCTGCATAGCCAAGCTTTCCAGGCTGGCATTGTAGGACTTTGCGTCGTTCGCGAGCCAACCAAGGTGCTCGTTGATTGAATTCACCGCACGGTCGATTTCTTGCTTCACTCGGTCCGGGGTGAGGTCTGTCCCCGTGATGGAGAATGAGATAATACCATCGCCGACATGAGCGCGTGGATTGTTGAAATTGCTGGTCGTCGGCTGGATATCAAATCCGAGCTTGTTCCCGGTAAAGGGCAACTCAACGTCCACTGCCGTCCCGGTGATAAAGTGCGGCCGCGACTGGTCGGATATCCATCTGCTTTGATCACGGCTTACATCAATTTGCGTTTCGCGTTGATCCACCACTAGATCGGCTGGGTAGATTTTCGGCACTTCAAAAGCAAAATCGCGTGCATAATACCGAGCTAGATCTGTCGTAGATGTGTTGAGAAGTTCGTCACCATCTTTCGCTTCGATGGCGTCGCTAAGCTGCTTTCTCCAAGCTTCTTGCGTTGCGAACCAATCACCTTTGTTAAAAAGGTGATAGTTTGATCCAGAACGATTGCCGCGCATTGAGAATGTATCTCCAAACCCACCCACTCGGTGTGATTGTATATTAACGCACTCGCAATATTACAAAATTTCATGAAAAGCTGGAGTTGCTCACAAGAATATTCGAGTGGGAAACGGCGCGATATCCAATAGCCGTGACGGTCCCCCGTTAATTTAGGCCATTTGGAATTTTCCCCTTATTGAACCGCTGGAGCGAAATCAAAATTGGATAAAACTTGGGGGCAAGGTCACTCTCAGAGAAGAGGTGCGCGATAAACTTCTCTTGCCTGCTTAGCAGTCCACCAATTCGGCCGCGCTAAGCCGAAGACGAATTTGCTTATTCTATGTCAGTGATATCGCTGAGTGTTTGAAGCAGCGGAAGGAAGTTCGAGCAATCGACCTTGCCCCGGTTCGCTCGGATGACTTTGGTAGCAAACTCGCCCTTACCATATTCGTCCGGACCGAGCTTCTCCCCCTTCTTCTGCATTATTTTGAAAGATTTTGTGCCCAGCTTCTCCTTCATCCATTTAGGCGGAAAGAGTTTTTCGATGTAGAAGTCTTTCTTTCCGGCACTTGGAATGGGCACAACGTAGAGGTTCTTTCCAACGTGGTAATATGGTTGAGATCCGTCGATGACCCCTTTGGATCCGATCGCCTCCTTGATATACGACCACATGCCCGCGCTCTGGTTGTCGTTATCAACGATGATGATGACCGGCTTTGTCGCCTCCGCCTTGTGAAGTTTTTCAAAGCGATCTAGGTGATAAGCGGCAAACTTCGGTAGATCGCCTCCACCACCGGCGAGATCAAGCAGATCGCCTGCCATGTCAGTGTGGCGGAGGAAATCAACGTGCCAGTGGTCGCCCTTCGAGGTCTTGGTAAGCGGCGAAACATTAAGAAGTTTAGCGACCTTGGGATCCGTGATGTTCCATCGGATTGCTTCCTTCAGATATATATAATCCGTCTTTCCTTCGCAGATCACGAGGGGCTTCGGATTGGTGTGAATGCGGTGGTAATGAAAGAAGTCCCGCATTAGCCTAAGATAGTGAGGAGCCGGATGGCTCTTCGTGAAGCTTCGTATAGCCGCATGATCGGACTGGCGGCCTTTGATATCGTGAACATGACAGAGCATGCCCCATATCTGATGCGAACTAAGCTCCTTCTCCGGAAGCTTCAAAATTGCTGGCGCCTCAGCCTTGCCGGCGGTCATCATTGCGTGCGCACAGAACCGAACACCCTTGTAGTAGTGTCGGCCGACGTTGACCTTCCGGTTCACAGTCAGCCCCGTTGTCGACTGCCGCTGATCTCCGAACTGCATTCGAACTTTCTTGGCATTGAGCTTAAAGCCGCTAGACGTGACGGCTTTTTCAAGCGAGGAACCCGCAATCCAGCCACCTGCATCCGCTAATCCGATTTGTTCGGGAAACTCCGGAAGATTGGTGGAGAACGTTATGTCATCTGCATACCGCGAATAGGTGCAACGATGCTTTCTGGCGATTGCCTGAAGGCGGTAGTCCAGCGCTTGGCTTATAAGCTCCGAAATGATGGGGGAAGACGGGGCACCTTGCGGCAAAGCGTTATCAAAGCACGCGGTCTGAGCCAAAACGGTGGCCACGGTGTCGTTTAATGCGAAGTGCTTGTTCTTAACGAAATACCCTCGAACCCTGCCGAAATTGAAACTCGGAAAAAAGTCCTCCAAGTCGGCATTAAAAACATGCCGTTTCCCCGTATGACGGAAAGCATTCGTGTAAATGGATAGGTCGCGTTTTTTTTGAAACCCATGGGAAATCGCGCGTGCCGGAAACTCAGGCTTCCCGTGTATATCAAAATAGCATTGATAGAGAAGTCGGCTTAGGCGGGACTGAATAAATTTCAGGTTCTTATTGGGAGCATTGATCAAGCGGCTTGAGCCGTCTTTCTTTGGGACCTGGAAAATATGGTATTTAACGCCAGGGTCAGTTTTATAAATCTGTTTGGAAAGAAATTTCGGCTCCACATCTAAAAGAAATGCGACACCTGAAAGATCGATGCAGGATTTTAGCTCCTTCAAGCCGTAACGATAGATTTTCTTTGTCATAGATTGGCGATCCGCAAGCACTCTTTCGTCGTCACACGGTTATTAACCGTCAGTCTTAAGGTGCGTAGGGAAAATCCCTCTGTACGCTCTTTATAGCCGCCACAATGCATGGCGGAAAAATCTGCCTGCGGATCTAAGCCTTGCGTAACGAGCGTGTTCCGCGATTCGCAAGTGGCTTCACAACCAGCGCGATAAAACCAAAAATAGTTACAAGGTTTCCGCACAGCAATCATCGAGAGCTGTTATAGCGGCTATGCCAATGGAAGCCTCGACAATTGGAATCTCCGAGCTTTAAAGGTAGATGACCCCGCCGAACCTAGCTTTGCGAGGGAGCCGTTAACTTTCCCTTTTCGGTTGCGACGCTTCTGTCGCTCACCGCAATTCGGCGGTGACACGGAAGATGCCGCCGGCCGAGGCGTCGGAGCAGACGACGAAGGTCGAGCCCTCCTGCGCCATGAAGGCGACATTGCCGCCGGCCTCGCAGGGGGTGGCGCTCCATTGCAGGATGATATCGCCGTTATCGGGCAGTTTTTCCTGCGTGATCTTCGCCGCGCTCGCCATCCATTCCGTCGCCGACGGCAGGTGGACGGGCGCGTTCAGCTGCTTCGACAGCCAGGCCGTATAGTTCTGCGCCACGGCAAGCGGCACGTCGTCGGCCGGCTGCTGCGGATTGTCGGCATAGGCCTGGGCTGCGGCGGGATCGGAATTGGCGGTGTAATATTCCGCCATCTCGGCCCGGGTGACGGCCTTCGTCTGCATGCAGAAGGACTTGTCGATCTTCACTGCATCATTGGCAACGCCGAGCATGCCGCCGAGCTCCTTCATCGACGAGGTCATCAGCCGGACATTCTCCAGCGAATAACTCCCCGCCGGGACGGTCTCGAAGGCAAGCGTCTGCGAAACCGGGCAGAAGCCGCGCGCCGACAGCGCCTCGAGATCGGCAAGGATCGGCTGGTAGGCAATGATCGCCAGCTTGTAGGCCTCGGCAGTGTAGCGGCCGTCGGCCTCGCCGATCTTCGGGGCGAGGGCTGCAAGCGTCGGCTCGGCGGCACCGGCGCGGGTTGCAATGGAGGCGCTGAGATCGGTGACTTTCTGCTTCAGCGCCGTCGCCTCATCCTTCGCCGCCATGACATCGGCGATGACGGCGTCGAACAGTTTGGCGGCGTCGCCATAGCCTGTGGTCGCGGCCGGCATCTGCCATTGTTCGGCCTTGGCCTTGGCCTCGGTCATCAACCCGCTCGCCTTGGCGACGTCGGGGCTATCGCCGGCGCCGATGCGATTGACGGTTTCGCGCTTTGCCGCCGCGTCCTTTTCGGCCGCGGTCAGCGCGGTGAGCGCCTTGGCGAGATCGTCAAACGTCGCTTTCGACTCGTCGTAGGCGCCGACCGCAGCATGCATCTGCTTTGCGGTGGCGGCATCGGCAGCAGTCTTCATCTTGGCGTCGGCCTCGGCAAAACCTGGCGCCTTGTCGCCGCCGGCGGCCGAAGCGGCAGCCTTCGCCTTCTCGGCATTCTCCTTCGAGATGCCGATCAGCGCATTGCCGAGATTGATGGCGGCCGTCTGGAAGCCCGGAAGCGCCTTTTCGTAATCTTCATCCTTGAGCAGGGCATCGGCCGATGTGAGCGCCGAGGCGCCGGTGTCATAGGAGAGTTTCGCCTGGTCACTGGCCGGGCGCTCCGGCGCCTTGGCGGCGATCGCCTTCTGCTTGCGGCTTTCGGCTTCCTTCTTCCAGGTTCCGACGTCGGCGACGAGTTTCGGATCCGGGCGGAGCAGCTTCGGGATGGTAACGGCACCGACGCCGATGCAGATCAGCAGCAGTGCTGCGATCATGGAGATTTTGACAGGCGTCCATTTTTTCGGCTTCGGGGCGTCCTGCTGCTGCGGCATGCCGCCGCGCGGATCCCACGACATCGGCTGGATGCCTGTCGTCACCCGGGCGAACTCGCCCAGCGCATCGGCGCCCGTGCGCGGTCGCGCACTCGGATCGCGGCTCAGCATCCTTTCCACAAGGCTTGCAAGCCCCTCGGGAAAGCCCGGGATCAGCACGTCCAGGCGGGGAAAGATGTTGGAAGGGTCGAGATGGATGTTCTTCCAGCTCTGCTCGCGCTGGTGCTCGTCTTCCCAGACCATGACGCTGTCAAAGACGCTGGCATAGGTCTGCCGCGGCAGGAAAAGCTTGTAGGCGATCATGCCCATGGCGTAGATGTCGAGCGCGGCGGAGGCGGAAAAAGTGCCGCTGGCATAGATTTCCGGCGCGCCGAATTCCGGCACATAGGGCGGGATGATGTGCTCGCCGATCTTCGAGATCAGGTGCAGGTTGCCGATCCGGACCGACAGGCCGGAATAGTCCTCGGAGACGTAGATGCACTGGTCCGTCAGCGCATTGTGAGCGTAACCGGCGCCGTGCAGCGTCGCCAGCCCCTCGAGGATGTGGCGGCCGATCTCGGCGGCGCGTTCGTAAGCCACCATTTCGGTTTCGTCGAGATATTGGTGCAGCGTTTTCGACGGCCGCTTCTCGACGATATAGAAATTGTCGTCTTCCGGCGATGGCGGGATGAGGTCCTCGATTTCGACGAAGCGTCGCGCCGTCAGCGATTTGGCCTCGTTGATGGAGGTCCAGACCCGCTCGAAACGAGCCTTGTCCAGTTTCAGCGCCATATCGGGCGCGACGATGAAGACCGCATGGTCCATCCGCTTGTCCTGGGCCGGATAGACGATGAACTCGTTCTCATAGACCGGCTCGCCGATCGTGTAGCGGGCGATCAGATCACTTCTCATGCACTTGTCCCCCTGCATTCATTGCATTCATGAAACTGAATTCTATTCACCCACCAGTAATGGATCGCCGATCAGGCCTGCGGCGAGCAGCAGGCCGGTTCTTGTATCGCGAAGCGCGAAGGCAAAACGGGCATCGGCCACGACGCGAATAAGCTTCGGATCGATGCTGCGTTCCGTGATGACAGCCGTGGCTGCCGCCGCCTCCGTGCCGTTTTCGTCAACCTTGATCATCGTCTTCTGAAGGACGCGCGACAAGCGGATGTTTTCCTTGGTGAAACCCGGGAAACCCGCATCCTTGGCTTTCTCGGGCGTCACTCCCATCGCATTGAGTATCGGCATCAAATCACGCCCGTCGTTCAGGGAAAAGCGGGGCAGGAAGATTTCGCCCTTGGCGGCTTCGAATTTTTCCCCTTGCAGCCAGGAAGCGAGCGCCTTCAGGTCCGCGCCGCCGACACCCTTGCCGGAGCGCGCCGCCACCACGACCATGCTGTAGCCCTCGCCGGCATAGGCAAGGTCGACGGCTGCGAATTTCTCGTCGGAGCGGAATTTCTGGCCATCGCCGGCAAGATGCATCATCGGCACCGAAACCGTCGAGCCATCCGGGCGCTGAAAGGGGCTTGCTGGGCTCTCCTTGTCGAAGGAGGTCTTCCAGCGCGCCTTGAAGGAGAGTGCGCCGAGGCTGACGAAGCCGCCGCCGGGCGGTGCATCCAGGATGACGGGAATGGCGCCTCGCGTTGCCTGTTTGGCCCAGCCGTTGATGTGCTCGACCGATTTCGGCCCGTCGAGATCCTCGATCGAAGGCTTGATCCGGTGGCCGGCGAGCAGGGAGAGCGCATCGGGGACGAGCACCAGTTTGTCGTCGAAGACGATCGCGACCGCCGTCGTCAAAGGCGCATCCGCCGCTGCCGGCTTATCGGGGGTCATTGCGTCAAGCGCCGTCTCCGGTCCCTTCACCTCGCCACCAAAGCCGAGGCCCTTGGCGATCGAGGCCTTGCCTTGGTCGGAGGCGCCGAGGGCGGCAAGACCGAGTGCTGCGGCAAGGCTTGCCGGCGACACCATGATATTGGCAGCACCCTCCTTTGCCAGCGTGCGGTCGATCAGTTCGGCCGCAAGCTCTGCTTGTGCTGCAAGCATCGCCTTGCTGTCGCCGGAGTTGCCGGCATGGGCGGCCGGGGCAAGCGTCAGCAGGGAAGCGGCAAGACCCGCCAGCAGAGTGGATTTCGGCATGGTTCGCTCCTGTTCAGCGGATGCGATAGAATTTGGAATCGAAGGACCATTTGCCTTGGGCGCCGGTCTCGTCGTCGCCGACGATCCTGAGGCTTCGGGCGAGATCGTAGACATAGTTGAAGGCGGCGCGCTGACCGACGAGCGGCGTCGGCACATCGGGCAGGTCGAGCACTTCGATCGGCTTGTCACTGAGGATGGCCACGACCATGCCGACGCCTGCCGGTCCCTCCACAACATATTCGAAGCCGGTATAGGGATTGCGCGCATCTGGCACGACGACCGGCCGGGCCGGATCGAGCCGGTTGTCGCCGCTTTTGGCTGATGGTTTCAGGCCCATCGAGCGCTTGTT is a genomic window containing:
- a CDS encoding retron Ec67 family RNA-directed DNA polymerase/endonuclease; protein product: MTKKIYRYGLKELKSCIDLSGVAFLLDVEPKFLSKQIYKTDPGVKYHIFQVPKKDGSSRLINAPNKNLKFIQSRLSRLLYQCYFDIHGKPEFPARAISHGFQKKRDLSIYTNAFRHTGKRHVFNADLEDFFPSFNFGRVRGYFVKNKHFALNDTVATVLAQTACFDNALPQGAPSSPIISELISQALDYRLQAIARKHRCTYSRYADDITFSTNLPEFPEQIGLADAGGWIAGSSLEKAVTSSGFKLNAKKVRMQFGDQRQSTTGLTVNRKVNVGRHYYKGVRFCAHAMMTAGKAEAPAILKLPEKELSSHQIWGMLCHVHDIKGRQSDHAAIRSFTKSHPAPHYLRLMRDFFHYHRIHTNPKPLVICEGKTDYIYLKEAIRWNITDPKVAKLLNVSPLTKTSKGDHWHVDFLRHTDMAGDLLDLAGGGGDLPKFAAYHLDRFEKLHKAEATKPVIIIVDNDNQSAGMWSYIKEAIGSKGVIDGSQPYYHVGKNLYVVPIPSAGKKDFYIEKLFPPKWMKEKLGTKSFKIMQKKGEKLGPDEYGKGEFATKVIRANRGKVDCSNFLPLLQTLSDITDIE
- a CDS encoding protein kinase domain-containing protein codes for the protein MRSDLIARYTIGEPVYENEFIVYPAQDKRMDHAVFIVAPDMALKLDKARFERVWTSINEAKSLTARRFVEIEDLIPPSPEDDNFYIVEKRPSKTLHQYLDETEMVAYERAAEIGRHILEGLATLHGAGYAHNALTDQCIYVSEDYSGLSVRIGNLHLISKIGEHIIPPYVPEFGAPEIYASGTFSASAALDIYAMGMIAYKLFLPRQTYASVFDSVMVWEDEHQREQSWKNIHLDPSNIFPRLDVLIPGFPEGLASLVERMLSRDPSARPRTGADALGEFARVTTGIQPMSWDPRGGMPQQQDAPKPKKWTPVKISMIAALLLICIGVGAVTIPKLLRPDPKLVADVGTWKKEAESRKQKAIAAKAPERPASDQAKLSYDTGASALTSADALLKDEDYEKALPGFQTAAINLGNALIGISKENAEKAKAAASAAGGDKAPGFAEADAKMKTAADAATAKQMHAAVGAYDESKATFDDLAKALTALTAAEKDAAAKRETVNRIGAGDSPDVAKASGLMTEAKAKAEQWQMPAATTGYGDAAKLFDAVIADVMAAKDEATALKQKVTDLSASIATRAGAAEPTLAALAPKIGEADGRYTAEAYKLAIIAYQPILADLEALSARGFCPVSQTLAFETVPAGSYSLENVRLMTSSMKELGGMLGVANDAVKIDKSFCMQTKAVTRAEMAEYYTANSDPAAAQAYADNPQQPADDVPLAVAQNYTAWLSKQLNAPVHLPSATEWMASAAKITQEKLPDNGDIILQWSATPCEAGGNVAFMAQEGSTFVVCSDASAGGIFRVTAELR
- a CDS encoding serpin family protein produces the protein MPKSTLLAGLAASLLTLAPAAHAGNSGDSKAMLAAQAELAAELIDRTLAKEGAANIMVSPASLAAALGLAALGASDQGKASIAKGLGFGGEVKGPETALDAMTPDKPAAADAPLTTAVAIVFDDKLVLVPDALSLLAGHRIKPSIEDLDGPKSVEHINGWAKQATRGAIPVILDAPPGGGFVSLGALSFKARWKTSFDKESPASPFQRPDGSTVSVPMMHLAGDGQKFRSDEKFAAVDLAYAGEGYSMVVVAARSGKGVGGADLKALASWLQGEKFEAAKGEIFLPRFSLNDGRDLMPILNAMGVTPEKAKDAGFPGFTKENIRLSRVLQKTMIKVDENGTEAAAATAVITERSIDPKLIRVVADARFAFALRDTRTGLLLAAGLIGDPLLVGE